From Daucus carota subsp. sativus chromosome 6, DH1 v3.0, whole genome shotgun sequence:
TACtttttcacttccctccaattctaattcaaataaattattagtttaataataaggGCACACATAtaaggcatgttgttggagttcatgtATCAAAAAAATGTTCTAAGTTGCTAggacactattttttattatatttatagggcACTtgctaggacactgttggacttgctctaatgaaTTAGAAATTCTATTACAGTTAGATGAATATCATTGACAAGTTTGCACAATCATTTtcgaaaagaataaaaatattatactctCCCCGCCCATTCTCCCAactaaatatatacaaatgttTGGGAAGAGAGTAACTACTCAAAGACACTTTTCAACATTGCTCAAAAATCAATACTAATCCgttgatatatataatcaagatttattgaatttttgatAAGTCAGagacttttaaattttaatcaaaccACAGTATAATAGAATAAAtcggtaaaatattttttaacgattaatcaataaatcattggaatttttaataaactaatttttttaagacACTAGTTATATATTGTTGTAATATCGAGAATCAGCGCTAATCAGTTGACCTACCTAATCAAAATTTAGGAGATAATTAGTGAATGTAAttggtaaatttttttataaaaattaacactCGATTGGTAAAATAGTTCATAataattaatcaccaattaGAATATACTAAAAAATCATTTTCGTGTATTAAcaaatgatataaaattttgttataaatgGTCAGAGGTGtatcatcaatatcaatatcaattcaatataaTCTAAATTCCTGCTAATACCCATTAAGTATATGGATCTTTTTTTCCCAACCCGACCCGGCAGTTACCTTCTCACCATTTCTTTTTCCTGTTTTTTTTCCACATTTCAAATCTCCCACGTTTCAAAAGCTTAAACTAGACTACTCTCAACGGATTAAACTGCTTTCAAGCTTATACGCACACTATTGATGGTTGGTCATGTCTGCCCATGATTTCAGGAGCCATTTCCTCCACCGCTTTACTGTTATGGAGTTGCCTGTGAGTCTCAAGCAAATAATTATGTGGACGGTGGTAAGTATCAATCTTCGCCACGTGTGCTTTATCGTGTGTAATATCTTTTGTTTGGCTTTCGAACTGGTTAGTCTTCTCAGTCGGATTTTGCTGCGGTATTATTGATCATGGTGGGTTTCTTTGCCTGCAAATTTCTCTATTTACCGACTTTTCTTTAGCTTTGAGTTTGATTGGGATTATAGAGATTAGTTGTATTTAAATGTTTCTATTAGCATCAAAGAAACAAATAAATTGATTTTGTGTATTGGAGAAGGGCCATGGCCACAACTAGATGTGTTTTTTGTCTTTCCCGATTTACACAATTACTTTGCTTTGGCAGGGATGTCTTGAACTTTTGTCAAGAAGTGGTATTAGCATCAAGGGAATGAAGGCAGTAGTGGTCGGTCAAAGTAACATTGTTGGATTACCAGTTTCACTTCTTATTATTCCCTATTGCttctcatcttttttttttgtggtgACGTTTTTCTGATAATTTCAAATATCTGATTTTAACCTTTACGTGATTCTGGTCGTGCTTTTGTTGGtttttgctctttaaatttgataTGCAGGATTTTAGTGATGGTAATACTTCTCACTTGGCACCCTATATTTGgcttaaatttataatacagTAAAGTATGGTTATCAATAGAGTGTCTATTAAGTCTTTAAGTATATCTATGTATTAGGTGAGCCAAGTACAAATCTGGCAATGCTTTTGATGCATTTTGGCGTAATAGAATGGTTAATAAGATCTATAATAACGTATCAACAACCCATGATAATTGTGTTTTTTTATCACTCTACTATTAAGAAGTAGTTTCTGGAAGGCATGTGAATTCTCCTTTATTTGCTAGGTATCTAAGCTTCTGACATTACCATCTTGGTATTAAATGCTCTGATTGTTTGATTTCAGCAGAGACTTGAACTTGACGGAAACCAGTTGGTACATAGTTTTTATTGTCTTCCtagaattaatttttaataggAAATGAAGCTATTTATCAATGTAGTAAATTTGCTTTAggtaatttaacttaatttgtTACAGTTCAAATTggatatttctaaaattttcatcTTCATATATATGAATTGTACAAGAATGAACTACCGAAGTTATCTTctttaatttgtgatttttcatgagcatatatatattttgcatgAATAACTATATGCAGCTACGTCCTTATATGTTTACCTTTGTTTAGATTTTATCAGAGGATGCAGTTTTTATATGTTTGTTCTGCTTCTGTTTAGAGTTTAGTGTGTCCACAAACTAACAAACTTTTCTTAACAGTCTTTAAGAGGTCCCAAAGGTGGTATGATTTTCTTCAAAAAGGACCCTGTTCTTGGTGTTGATTTAGGATCTGCTATCAACAATGCGGTTTTCCCAGGTTTACAGGCAGTTCTCTGTTCTTGCTCTATTACCATGAATGACTTTGCTTGATTATAAGATTccaatttgatattattttcgAATGCAAATTTAACGTTAGTTAATCATTTTTACAGGGTGGTCCTCATAACCACACAATTGGGGACTTGCAGTCAGCCTGAAGTAAGCGCAGACTCCAGAATTTAAGGCTTTCCAGAAGCAGGTATTTTTTTCTACATATTTTTACATGGACAGATGGACAGTTGAAAGAACTTTGTCCAATAATTCTGACctggtaatttttttgaattataggtGGTTTCTAACTGTAGAAGTCTTGCTTCTAAACTGATTGGTCAAGGATATGAATTGCTTCAACGTTTTCTCATGGAATTTGTACGTCTCTGGTATCCAAATTTGCGGAGAACTACTTCTGTTAGATTGGTAATCAACCAACCAGCTTGGTCTTCCTCTGAAAGTGAAGATGAAAGAGAGAATTTGAGTTTTCCGAGGTTATAGTTTTCATGAACATTTCTGTGACTTGCTTTATTccatagttatatattatatatgattcattttatttttttggccaTTTGAGCTGACCTCATTTCTTTTGTGTAACTTTTTAAAAACTTCGACAGTGAAGATTTCTGCTCATCCAGTTCAGGTATGCATCTTCTTCTGAACAGATAAAATTCCATATTAAACAGTTGAAGGAACTGACTTCAACATTTACATAAAGCTTCTAACAACTAAAAATATAGctgaaaaactaaaaaatagCTAGCATGAATTGATGATTATCTTGCACATGTCTTCTTACCTGTTTGTAAAACCTGCGTGTTCCGCTCTTTCCAAATGAAATAAATGAAAAGTGCAATAAAAAGGATACAGAGTTGTTGTTTAATGACATATGATATTAAAGAGTCCCAGAATTTTGCATCATTTAACCAGTTCCGAGGAACACTAACAGGCCCTGCTATCATATTCAGTTTCGAGAACATATTAGGGTAGTCAAAAACTCTGAACCTTGGTTTTATTTGACCCCTGTGTTTTATTTATGTTCTTTGGTGTATCTTTGTCTTATACATTTTAGCTATTTTTAAGTTTGCAGAGTCGCAATATATGGATATGATTGTAAAGTTTACTATCTGGTCCTTTTGGTGACAGGCTGATGTGTTCTTCAAGACAAGTGTTGATAATGTATAGCCACACCATAATATACTAGCTCAGATTGTTGTGGACAGAAGTTCCTAGCAAAGGACGATGCTATGCTCCTGGACTCAAATCTACTCGCTCAATCAATTCTGGAACTCCTTAGATGAGCAAGAATAATGGTTTTCCATTGCTTGATTATTCTCCTGCAGCCAGTAAAAGAGATCATCCAGAGTTCACTGACAAGAAAACAATCCCCACTATGTTTAGAAAGCTTGATCGCAAAAAGTCTCCTAATCAGAAAATTGAAACTGCAACTCCAGTTTCTGTAGTTGTTTCAGATGATAttaaatttaggaatgaaaaTTTGTGCAACCAAGATGGGGAGGAGATCAATGGAGGATGAAGGTTGACGGTCTACCGATAATGAAGTGAAAAGCCATTTGCAGGTATAATGTACATTAATATCCGATATTTCAGACACACTAATGAAAATAAAGATCCCAATTCAAACAACTCTGCTACTAACCATTGTCGAACCTTCAGCAAATCAGTTGCGACACAGACAGTTTTTCATGTATGGTGTTCGTTTGTAATCTTTTTACTGCAATGACATACAGGTTCCAAGAAAAGGGTTACTTCTACTACTGCGTTCAATATTTAGTTAAATCTGTTGTCTGTTGATTCGCAAAGGTCAGGTAATATCATATTTACTAAATACACAACCCTGTGTTGTATCAGTATAGAACCATTTCTGTCCATATTAGTGTTAATGTCTTTGCAGCATGTACTGGTTTTTGGTCAAGAAAAGGTCCATCACCcaagtttatgtattatttgGTGTCTCACAATTATCAGGTAAGATTTATTGTAATATTgttcttttaaactttttaatAAGTAATCTCTCAATTGTGAGGCTTTCCACCACTACACAACCatctttattttgattttacataACTAACGTAAAGATATGCAGGTGGAAAATGCGTATCCTATAGTCTGATGTCTCCTTCTTCCATCAACGTTGAAAAATATGTAAGAGGAAAAAGAGGCATTTAAGACAACCATATTCTCATggcaaaataaaaagaaaaaatacaaCCATATTCTTGATACTGCAGACGGTGTAACTTCAGGTAATGCAActcaatatttaaattataattaaaatatatttatgtttagtTGATTTATTTGTATGCCAGTTTAGTATCTTTTCATAGTGCATTATTTGTTGACACCATATATATGAGTGTGTTGATTGTTTGACCTTACTGGAACTGATAGACTTGGTTTACCTTTACAGTACTTTGGATTTTGGTGTAACATCTGATTTTTTAGTTAATGTGGTTGAGTCTAATGTGTGGACACATAATGATCTAATGCCATCTCTCATTTATGTTAAGGATTGTGAGTCCGGGTACCTAATTGAGGATAAGCAGAAAATTGACAGAAGCTTAAAAGATGCTTCTTGATCGTGGTCCTTGGTCCTTACTGCGTACATTGAGTTATCAGAAATTTGGAAGTAAGGTTTACTTTTGTCATTCTCTATGACAAAGTTTTACTATAGAGTTAGCAAAGCTGTTTTACCCTACACTGGTGGTATGTTTAATAGCTATAATATTAATTAGCAATTTACTGTTTAGTTTGCACAATGTTGTATGTATAGTATTCTAAATCAGAAATTTTCCAATCAAGCTCATTTAGTTTAGCTCAACTTTCATAAGCAGGTTTCtatttaaataacaaataattttttttatatataaatatttattctacaaaaagacattattttgtaaaagtaCTTATGTAAGTTTTCCAAAATCCtttattataatacaaaatcatatGTTTTACagcaaattcaaaatataaacatatttttttaatttgataaacatgtatatttttatttaaataatataacattgaaaataaaatttatacacacatataaataaatttttgttacGCTGAAaaactttaattatataataaaaattatttttatattttttatcatgctaaaaattaataaagtataatttaaaaaataaatttagataatTTTTATCATCATCTTAACTATACAATATGATGACCTGACAATCGatctataaaaatattaaatttttattccaaatatgaaatgttatatttatattatatattttattatattaatgatattacAAACTTATATGTTTCACATTGTTAGAGTTtgaaatataacaaaaattatatgttttatacGTCCAGAgcattttctaaaataaatattttaataatatttaaattatactgaaattaattttgttaCTTTTTATGATATCAATACTGAAAATAACTTTAAAATTTCCGCCTAAACTTAACTTTCTGGagattataattcttttttataaaataattgaggataaatttaagatttttcaCATTTCCGTGTGCGAAACACGGGCATAGGTTTAGTCATTCTTTGTCAGGGTAATACACATGACCTTCAAAGCACCTTCAAATCTTCTTCACAGCTTTTATGGGATTTGTTTTTATCACTTGGTCCAACAAGAAGGAAGGTAGCTATATTCATAACACAAGCCAGCTTAAATGAGCATACCAGGCCTCAGGATTAATTTGCAAAAATGATAGTAGCCTCTGAGTTCTATTGACCAAGGTTTTAGTatccgtgtgcgaagcacgggcataAAGCTAGTCTATAGTAAAAAAAGTTGAAGTGTTCGAATTTCTTACATGGTCGTTATAAATTTTATCTTGGGCCTAAaagccttttttttttgtcaggaaaaGTTAAAGCCTGGAAACAATATAAGGTTATTAGTTCATCAATTTCGTTTATGTATATATCTGGGTTTCATCATTCACGACTTCACGTGTGTTTATGGGCCTGGGCCTGTATAAACATGTTACAGTGTATTAGTAACTGAATGAAAGCCAGCCCAGTTAAAAAGTCTATATATGATTAGATCGCATAGAAGTTGAACGCAAGCTGCTTGAACCTAGGGTTCCGCCGCATCCTCTCTCTTTCACAATTTCTTTCTGGATCTGTTGTTTATTGTTTAAATTCATTATGTTGTTGTGGCTTGTGTGTGTTTTGAATTGAATTGTGGGCAGAGATGATTGATGCTATATTTCTGACACCTCTTGTATGAGAAAAGTCTTGCTTTTCGTTGAGCACATTAAGCACCTCTCTGAGCCCTCTCtctttaatttttgtaattttgatttttaatatgcGAGTGGAAATTCAGGCAGCCTCTTTTACTAAGAAAGATAGAAAAGAAGGTGTTTATCTGCTCGTAAATTATACCACACAGCTGTTGCTCTTCAGATTTGCTGAGATTTTTATTAGTCTTTGAAGCTGGTCTAGTAAGCATCAGtacatttttttcttatttttttatattacaatttatttttatattaattaaaactaaattagTTGTAATTGTTTTATGTATAGCTGCTAGAAGCCCCGAGTTTTGTGGTAATCAATGGGTTTATAAGCTTGATATGTTAAGCATTTGTTATGTGTGAAAAGTTCGGAGATGCAAAATTGGAATTAGTCAATGGTTTTGTATATCCCTGTAATTTATCTCGGGGATTGACATTATGAACGAGATCAAAATACGTggcagaaaaaaaattagtagtaTAATTCTTGTGATCAATATGTGGCGAGATGTTGGGCTAAAATCCAAAGTTCAAAGGATTAAACAAGgggaaattttttttgtttttttttttccagaaaaaCAATGGGAAAAGTTAAAATTGCAAACGCTATCATATGCTCCCTCTGGCCCTCTCattgtccctctcatttctttacattaccataaatagtaagttttttcaatcattacacccactacttatttttcatacattgtcttggtctccgtgtccccttccaatgtaaacaattgagggggacggagggagtagtttttgtGTGAAAAATTATACAATTATTAATTGGTGTAAATTTCACAAGTCACAAGACTGGTATGTCAATTCTCGGGCATTCGCGGCCATCTCAATACGTGGGCCTTCGGCCACCGAAATCGAAATTGAGTTTTATTTCAGTTAACCGAAATCCAAATAAGCAAAAAACTAGCTATCAAAAATGAActgaaaattttcaatttgtaaTATAAACCAAAATTATTGTTTCTGTTATGACCGAAATTCAAATCATTCTTTGCTATACCTAATGCCGTATAAATTCATAACAGGGAAAGAGACTGCAGGCTAAGGAAAGAGATGCATAAGAGGGATGGATCAGTTTTTTACCAACTGCCTCATTACATCTCTTGGACTTTTTCTTAAATCCCTAGTTCTGagactttttacacaaaatatataaattattaataatacattgaAATCGGATTGAATACACATACTAAACTATGGAGTAATTTGCCTTGCAAttgaacaaaattttattaGCTGAATTCTAAAAAGTGATTTTACAATTTCTAACCCTCGACATCAGTCTGGAAAGTTTTAAATTAGACAGTTGAAACTGTATAGTAGCATCTCCTGATGCATTTTCAGTTTCAGATATAAAATTTACTCGAATGCCTGTCTCCTGTGCCAGTGTTTCTACCTCTTCCTCGTTCTTGATCACTTGGTCGAAGCAGATGTACCTTCCAGAGGCTGTCCTGCTCATTTCCTCGAATACACATACATGAGCCTCGGCTAATCTATTGACATCAACGCTTGCCAGTAGTCCTTTTTCATACATTTCTTGCGCACCTGCACACACATACAATCTCCTCAATGTTTGCCAAATGTCTGCAGAATACTTAGAGCCCGTTTGCCCGGGTTTAAAGCTGAGCTTTATGTCATTTTAGACTTTAAACTTAAAAATGTCTGGTTGTGTAAGAAATCagttacttaatttttttgataaaaaattactcatactccctccgtcccaccagattctttacagttacctcttttggacgtcccatccatttctttacattacaaaactttcccaaaatagttaatgggtcccaccactttatcatttttccttccttttcacactacttttactccactatctctcttttatatattaaaaatcaatgggtcccaccacttcacccacttttcttcctctttttcactactttatacatatttcttaacctccgtgcccaaacccaatgtaaacaattgggtgggacggagggagtatatcatgAGTCATCCATAAATTACTATTATTCTTATTATGATATTTTAATCACTCatttattaataagtcaaatttattgaaacaaatattttacaTCAAGTCATAAGTCATAGTTTCAAATTCAGACAATGTTCTGGGAAGTTGTTGGTGATAATGATAAATTTACCTTTTAAATAAGCGATAGTTGATGTTGTATTTCTGTTGAAGAATTCTGGACCTCTAATGAGGCCTGGGCAGATTGTGGTCAGCTTCAGTCCCCTCTCTTCCGCTACTCTCCAGGCAGCCTTTTCCGCCCTTAACTTGCCCAGAGCATACCAAAGCTGCATATTTAGATATTAGAAAGGCTAGCAACGCCGAGTGTGAAGAGTGTCTTCGATGGAGTATAGTGTTTAGGTACCTTTTTCTCTATACAAAAAGACTCATCACTCCAGCAATGATGATTAATCACAGGAGAGACATTGTTGGCTGAGTAATCTTTCCATGTACAAGCCAAAAGTGAAGATGTAAGCACACAATGTCTGATTGAAGGTGTTACTGCGCATGCCTCGATTACATTCTCTGCTGCCTTCACCTCTAAATCAGCCATAAATTTCTAACCAAAAGCAAGGAAAATATTAGTAAATCTGCAACAACTGCTTCTCCTATCATCGACTGAATTACTGAAAGGAATACATCATTCTTACTATCTAAAACTATGATTTTGAGGGGTTCCTTTACTTCAGCAAAGTGTAGTtgttaatttgtatataatgaATGTTTCGTGTTAAGATTAGAAACTTTTTCTACACGTTCCAAATTATGGGTCTGGAAGCATAGGCAAAACGAATACAGGAGCCAAAATATATCGGAAAACCAGTAATTACTGGCACACCACACAAGTAAAAAACTTAATATAAGCTTACAGAATAGCCAGAGAGCCCAGCAGGGTCAATAAAAGCTGAAGTGTGAAAAACTCCGCAGCAACCACTAAATACATCTGATAAACTCTCGGCTTCGTATAGCTTGGCCATGACAATTCCAATCCTGTTATTAGTTCCCCTCATCTCTCCAGATCTTTCCATCTCTCTTAGATTATCTACATCATCTGCATGATTAAAGAAAATTCAATGATACGattcacatatattttttattttttttgtgcaGATAcagaaatatcaataaattactGCCCAAAAAGATTCAATTTGCCATATTACACATGTTTAATGTTGGATAACAGTACTATTTGCAGCAAAAGCTAGTTATCTGCACCCTTTCATCAACAAACCTACCACGCCATTGCAACTTTAaattagcaacaaaaaaaaaaaagaagcattaATGTTCAGTATTTGCCACAAACCACGGACCTAACTCCACTATTCACAATTTGACatactaaaaaaaaataaatcgaaAATAACACTAAGAACTACTCTAACAACCCGAATTGACACGTTTGCATACTCGAACATGAGTACATGACCGAAAATCCGAAACTTTCAATATCTGTTGATTTTATCACGCAAAGAGGATGCTCCACACAATCTAGAGCGTTTAAAGTCTGTTTATCAACAAGTATGTGATTAGGTATTTGATAAAACAGCCTTAAAATAAGGCTTCCGTTAAGCTTTTCTTCAGACGCAGCTCTTTCCTTGACAAGTAATAACTAGACAGATAGGAGCATCTTGCTGGCTAACTGGAATGATAAATATACTGGTTTTTATCTTATATGCATTGTCCTCtaagaaaaactaaaaatcaaataatatgaTATGTATATTTACAGATCTAGCAGGGAACATTTATGCTTAGCACAACAGGGACGGATACAATATTCccctattaattttataaaaacaagaGTGACTCGCAAGTTTGTAACAAagataaacatataaataaattactccCATGGTATTACGTAATGCGGCACCACAAACAAGTCTCGAGAAATTGatgttgtaattttttattaggaTGGAAAGAGAGACTTTGTTTTAGATGAATAATTCATAATGCAGTGTCACAAATGTGAcaaatatgttaaaattttaagaaaagaatCAAAATTCTCGTATT
This genomic window contains:
- the LOC108224695 gene encoding cinnamoyl-CoA reductase-like SNL6, producing MGIVRTDEHRRSEIESFRRLLLSCAGACKSKEEEEIRNSPVMNADNDGVVHDKVVCVTSGVSFLGIAIVNQLLLRGYNVRIIVDNQDDVDNLREMERSGEMRGTNNRIGIVMAKLYEAESLSDVFSGCCGVFHTSAFIDPAGLSGYSKFMADLEVKAAENVIEACAVTPSIRHCVLTSSLLACTWKDYSANNVSPVINHHCWSDESFCIEKKLWYALGKLRAEKAAWRVAEERGLKLTTICPGLIRGPEFFNRNTTSTIAYLKGAQEMYEKGLLASVDVNRLAEAHVCVFEEMSRTASGRYICFDQVIKNEEEVETLAQETGIRVNFISETENASGDATIQFQLSNLKLSRLMSRVRNCKITF